One Brassica napus cultivar Da-Ae chromosome C4, Da-Ae, whole genome shotgun sequence genomic region harbors:
- the LOC106396442 gene encoding ABC transporter B family member 4 codes for MASESGLNGDSNIVEEVSETKRSRDVEEDKEVKKTEKNNNTEEHEKTKTVPFYKLFAFADSFDFLLMTLGTLGSIGNGLGFPIMTILFGDLVDAFGENQTDSNVADKVSKVALKFVWLGIGTLAAAFLQLSGWMISGERQAARIRSMYLKTILRQDIAFFDVDTNTGEVVGRMSGDTVLIQDAMGEKVGKAIQLLATFVGGFVIAFIRGWLLTLVMLSSIPLLVMAGAGLAIVIARTASRGQTAYAKAAVVVEQTIGSIRTVASFTGEKQAISNYNKHLVTAYKAGVIEGGSTGLGLGTLFLVVFCSYALAVWYGGKLILDKGYTGGQVLNIIISVLTGSMSLGQASPCLTAFAAGQAAAYKMFETIERRPDIDSYSTDGKVLDDIKGDIELKDVYFTYPARPDEQIFRGFSLFISSGTTVALVGQSGSGKSTVVSLIERFYDPQAGEVLIDGVNLKEFQLKWIRSKIGLVSQEPVLFTSSIKDNIAYGKEDATLEEIKAAAELANASKFVDKLPQGLDTMVGEHGTQLSGGQKQRIAVARAILKDPRILLLDEATSALDAESERVVQEALDRIMVNRTTVVVAHRLSTVRNADTIAVIHQGKIVEKGSHTELLKDPEGAYSQLIRLQEEKKPEETQAGERKMSSIESFKQSSFRKSSLGRSLSKGGSSRGNSSRHSFNMFGFPSGIEGNDVVQDQEEDDTTEPKTKPKKVSIRRIAALNKPEIPVLILGTISAAANGVILPIFGILIASVIKAFFKPPKELKEDTSFWAIIFMVLGFASVIAYPAQTFFFSIAGCKLVQRIRSMCFEKVVHMEVGWFDESEHSSGTIGARLSADAAAIRGLVGDALAQMVQNLSSILAGLIIAFLACWQLAFVVLAMLPLIALNGFLYMKFMKGFSADAKKMYGEASQVANDAVGSIRTVASFCAEDKVMNMYTKKCEGPMKTGIRQGIVSGIGFGVSFFVLFASYATSFYVGAKLVDDGKTTFDSVFRVFFALTMAAVAISQSSSLSPDSSKADIAAASIFGIIDRESKIDPSVESGRVLDTVKGDIELRHVSFRYPSRPDVQIFQDLCLSIRAGKTVALVGESGSGKSTVIALLQRFYDPDSGEITLDGVEIKTLRLKWLRQQTGLVSQEPILFNETIRANIAYGKGGDASESEIVSAAELSNAHGFISGLQQGYDTMVGERGIQLSGGQKQRVAIARAIVKDPKVLLLDEATSALDAESERVVQDALDRVMVNRTTIVVAHRLSTIKNADVIAVVKNGVIVEKGKHESLINIKDGVYASLVQLHLTAAS; via the exons ATGGCTTCAGAGAGCGGTTTAAACGGAGATTCAAATATAGTAGAAGAGGTTTCCGAGACCAAAAGAAGCAGAGATgtagaagaagacaaagaagtgaagaaaacagagaagaACAACAACACCGAAGAACATGAGAAAACGAAAACGGTGCCGTTTTACAAGCTTTTTGCTTTTGCGGATTCCTTTGACTTCCTCTTGATGACCCTGGGGACGCTTGGATCTATCGGAAACGGACTCGGCTTCCCTATAATGACCATACTGTTCGGAGATCTAGTAGATGCTTTTGGAGAGAACCAGACTGACTCAAATGTTGCCGACAAAGTTTCCAAA GTAGCTCTGAAGTTCGTATGGCTTGGAATCGGTACTTTAGCGGCTGCTTTTCTAC AGTTGTCTGGTTGGATGATCTCTGGAGAAAGACAAGCAGCGAGAATAAGAAGTATGTATCTAAAGACAATATTAAGACAAGACATAGCCTTTTTTGACGTTGATACAAACACTGGCGAAGTCGTTGGACGAATGTCTGGTGACACTGTGCTAATCCAAGATGCCATGGGAGAGAAG GTGGGGAAAGCTATACAGCTTCTAGCAACATTTGTTGGAGGCTTTGTGATAGCGTTTATAAGAGGATGGCTGTTAACTCTAGTCATGTTATCTTCAATACCACTTCTTGTGATGGCTGGTGCGGGTCTGGCTATCGTCATCGCTAGAACCGCTTCTCGTGGACAAACCGCTTATGCTAAAGCTGCGGTTGTAGTTGAGCAAACAATCGGTTCCATAAGAACG GTTGCTTCGTTTACTGGAGAGAAACAAGCGATAAGCAATTACAATAAACATCTTGTCACTGCTTATAAAGCAGGAGTCATAGAAGGTGGTTCAACAGGATTAGGACTTGGCACACTCTTTCTTGTAGTCTTTTGTAGCTACGCTTTAGCTGTTTGGTATGGAGGAAAGTTGATTCTTGATAAAGGGTACACAGGAGGACAAGTTCTCAACATCATCATCTCTGTTTTAACTGGATCCAT gtCTTTAGGTCAAGCATCTCCTTGTTTAACAGCATTTGCAGCTGGACAAGCTGCAGCCTACAAGATGTTTGAGACAATAGAGAGAAGACCTGACATTGATTCTTATAGTACAGATGGTAAAGTCCTGGATGACATCAAAGGAGACATTGAGCTTAAAGATGTCTACTTCACTTACCCTGCGAGGCCAGATGAGCAGATTTTTCGCGGTTTTTCGCTGTTTATCTCGAGTGGAACAACCGTGGCATTAGTTGGACAGAGTGGGAGTGGGAAGTCTACTGTTGTGAGTCTGATAGAGAGGTTTTACGATCCGCAAGCCGGTGAAGTTCTCATAGATGGTGTTAACCTAAAAGAGTTTCAGCTCAAATGGATCAGAAGCAAGATAGGACTTGTGAGTCAAGAACCGGTTCTCTTCACTTCAAGCATCAAGGACAACATAGCTTACGGTAAAGAAGACGCTACACTCGAAGAGATCAAAGCAGCTGCTGAGCTTGCAAACGCTTCCAAGTTTGTGGATAAGCTTCCTCAGGGTTTGGATACAATGGTTGGAGAGCACGGCACCCAGCTTTCGGGTGGGCAGAAACAGAGGATCGCTGTAGCCAGAGCCATACTAAAAGATCCGAGAATCTTGCTTTTAGATGAAGCTACAAGCGCGCTTGATGCAGAGTCAGAGAGAGTGGTTCAAGAAGCCCTTGATAGGATAATGGTTAACCGGACTACTGTTGTGGTTGCTCACCGGTTAAGCACGGTGCGAAACGCTGATACAATCGCTGTGATTCACCAGGGAAAGATTGTGGAGAAAGGCTCTCACACTGAGCTACTAAAGGACCCTGAAGGAGCTTATTCTCAGCTCATACGTCttcaagaagagaagaaaccTGAAGAGACTCAAGCTGGTGAGCGTAAGATGTCATCAATAGAATCATTCAAGCAATCTAGTTTCAGAAAATCGTCTCTAGGCCGGTCACTAAGCAAAGGAGGATCATCCAGAGGAAACAGCAGCAGACATTCTTTCAACATGTTTGGTTTCCCATCAGGTATTGAAGGAAACGACGTCGTTCAAGATCAAGAAGAGGATGATACTACAGAGCCCAAGACCAAACCAAAGAAAGTATCTATCCGTAGAATCGCAGCTCTAAACAAACCAGAGATCCCCGTTCTCATACTCGGAACAATCTCAGCGGCAGCAAACGGTGTTATACTTCCTATCTTCGGTATACTAATCGCAAGCGTCATCAAAGCCTTCTTCAAACCGCCTAAGGAGCTTAAAGAGGACACGAGCTTCTGGGCCATTATCTTCATGGTTCTTGGTTTCGCTTCCGTCATCGCCTACCCGGCGCAAACCTTCTTCTTTTCTATAGCTGGTTGTAAGCTAGTGCAGAGGATAAGGAGCATGTGTTTTGAGAAAGTGGTTCACATGGAAGTTGGATGGTTTGATGAGTCAGAGCATTCTAGTGGAACCATTGGTGCAAGGCTATCGGCAGATGCTGCGGCGATACGTGGACTAGTGGGAGATGCTTTGGCTCAGATGGTTCAGAATCTTTCTTCTATATTGGCTGGTTTGATTATTGCGTTCTTGGCGTGTTGGCAGTTGGCTTTTGTCGTTCTTGCCATGCTTCCTCTTATTGCACTCAATGGGTTTCTTTACATGAAGTTCATGAAAGGTTTCAGCGCAGATGCAAAG AAAATGTATGGGGAAGCGAGTCAGGTGGCTAATGATGCGGTTGGGAGCATAAGAACAGTAGCTTCGTTCTGTGCAGAAGATAAAGTGATGAACATGTACACAAAGAAGTGTGAAGGTCCTATGAAGACAGGGATACGTCAAGGCATTGTCAGTGGAATAGGTTTCGGTGTTTCTTTCTTCGTACTCTTCGCTTCTTACGCCACCAGCTTCTATGTGGGGGCAAAACTTGTCGATGACGGCAAGACAACCTTCGACTCTGTTTTCAGG GTTTTCTTTGCTTTGACAATGGCGGCTGTTGCGATATCTCAGTCGAGTTCGTTGTCTCCTGATTCAAGCAAAGCTGATATCGCTGCTGCTTCGATTTTCGGGATTATCGACAGAGAATCGAAGATTGATCCAAGTGTGGAATCTGGAAGAGTGTTGGATACTGTTAAAGGAGACATTGAGCTTCGTCATGTTAGTTTCCGATACCCATCAAGGCCTGATGTTCAAATCTTCCAAGATCTTTGTCTAAGTATTCGAGCTGGAAAG aCCGTTGCTTTGGTTGGAGAAAGCGGGAGCGGGAAGTCAACGGTGATCGCCTTGCTACAGAGGTTTTACGATCCAGACTCAGGCGAGATCACTCTCGACGGTGTAGAGATCAAGACCCTGCGACTAAAATGGCTCAGACAACAAACGGGACTCGTGAGCCAAGAACCGATCTTGTTCAACGAAACGATCAGAGCCAACATTGCTTATGGAAAAGGCGGAGACGCGAGTGAATCCGAAATAGTATCAGCAGCTGAACTATCAAACGCCCATGGATTCATCAGTGGTCTACAACAG GGTTACGATACGATGGTGGGAGAAAGAGGAATACAGTTATCAGGCGGGCAAAAACAACGAGTGGCCATAGCGCGAGCCATCGTCAAGGATCCTAAGGTATTGCTACTTGATGAAGCTACTAGCGCTCTAGACGCGGAGTCTGAACGTGTGGTTCAAGATGCGCTTGACCGGGTTATGGTGAACCGGACTACGATTGTGGTGGCTCACCGGTTATCCACGATTAAGAACGCAGATGTAATTGCAGTCGTTAAGAACGGAGTTATTGTAGAGAAAGGGAAGCACGAGAGTTTGATCAATATCAAAGACGGAGTTTATGCTTCGTTGGTGCAGCTTCATCTCACTGCTGCTTCTTAA